A window of Patagioenas fasciata isolate bPatFas1 chromosome 5, bPatFas1.hap1, whole genome shotgun sequence contains these coding sequences:
- the LOC136101747 gene encoding cytosolic phospholipase A2 epsilon-like codes for MGLFYSKIQTEPSPCNLLTVKVIRMKNARKADLLSQSDCYVSLSLPTASVQHFRTKTVKNSKNPTWNETFHFTIQSQVKNILELKVCDEDNITEDDHLLTVFFDVSKIQLGENIRLSFQLNPQGKEELEVEFIMESSPDPPENIVTNGVLVSREVACLDVQVNGGRLRKDSTERKFALTVDGSYEGTRTHTLSSCLCPTSPARFHYIKYNQSALTVALPRRRQLSRSISSQNESDMNESVTLALNSLPIQEKITIAEDRTIDLYTKASEWTQGLFYRPRDLDARLGFELCPDEHNFLQNRRKVVAAALKDVLHLEEDLQEHEVPIVAVTTAGCGIRALTAMYGSILGLQKLRVLDCITYISGSSGTTWTMTKLYEDADWSRKDIGEIIIEARKQAAKCKMGSFCLRSLRNYYRELSQRTQAGHKTSFIDLWGLMIESMLNDGKCYHRLSDQRRAVNQGQNPLPIYLALNVKDKFATKDFREWVEFTPYEVGFLKYGAFIRAEDFGSEFFMGRLMKKLPESRICFMQGMWSSIFSKNLLDAWHAADNSEDFWNRWTQNKVTEIEEQPDLPEKPHEMATCMFTPTSGLSTALRNILTDRPAVSKYHNFLRGFQMHNEYIQQEHFAKWKDTLLDTSPNDLRGNSEHLELVDAAFFFETSCPPLMRPERNVDVIIHLNYTGGSQTLPLEQACRYFSEQGIPFPSVGLKNDEQNLKECYMFDGTDTPGAPLLLYFPLVNDTFQRYAAPGIARSAAETEQGKVDISSFCSPYSTREVSLKAEDFNKLLKLTNYNIMNNENIILQALRMAVARKKQALSQPVAQAQCST; via the exons TAAGCCAGTCAGACTGCTACGTGAGCCTGAGCCTCCCGACAGCTTCAGTGCAGCATTTCCGAACCAAAACAGTCAAGAACAGCAAGAACCCGACATGGAATGAAACCTTCCACTTCACAATTCAGAGCCAGGTTAAG aacaTTCTGGAGCTGAAAGTTTGTGATGAGGACAACATAACTGAAGATGACCATCTCCTCACTGTATTCTTTGATGTCTCCAAAATCCAGCTTGGAGAAAACATTAGGCTGTCTTTCCAGCTGAATCCACAG GGAAAAGAGGAGCTGGAGGTTGAATTCATAATGGAGAGCAG CCCTGATCCTCCTGAAAATATTGTTACCAATGGAGTATTAGTG TCCCGCGAGGTTGCGTGTTTGGATGTGCAGGTGAACGGTGGGAGGCTGAGGAAGGATTCTACAG AGAGAAAGTTTGCCTTAACTGTGGATGGGTCCTATGAAGGAACCAGGACCCACACGCTGAGCTCCTGCCTCTGCCCGACCTCCCCGGCCAGGTTCCACTACATCAAGTACAACCAGTCGGCGCTGACTGTGGCTCTGCCGCGACGGAGGCAGCTCAGCAGG TCTATATCAAGTCAAAATGAAAGTGATATGAATGAGTCCGTGACTCTAGCTCTGAACTCGCTTCCTATACAAGAGAAAATAACAATAGCGGAG GACAGGACAATTGACTTGTACACAAAGGCAAGTGAATG GACCCAGGGTCTGTTTTACAGGCCAAGAGACCTAGATGCCCGTCTGGGGTTCGAGCTGTGCCCTGACGAACACAATTTCCTGCAAAACCGGAGGAAGGTGGTTGCTGCTGCACTGAAAGATGTTCTTCATCTGGAGGAAGATCTGCAAGAGCATGAG GTGCCTATAGTGGCTGTGACCACAGCAGGATGTGGGATAAGAGCACTCACTGCCATGTATGGCAGCATTTTGGGTCTTCAAAAGTTGCGTGTTTTGGATTGCATTACATACATCAGCGGCTCATCTGGCACAACATG GACCATGACAAAACTGTATGAAGATGCTGATTGGTCACGTAAAGATATTGGAGAAATAATTATCGAAGCTCGGAAGCAAGCAGCCAAGTGCAAGATGGGGTCTTTTTGCTTGAGAAGTCTGAGGAATTATTACAGAGAGCTGAGCCAAAGGACCCAAGCAGGACATAAGACATCTTTTATTGATCTGTGGGGGCTCATGATTGAATCCATGTTAAATGATGGG AAATGCTACCACAGACTTTCTGATCAACGTCGGGCAGTGAACCAAGGTCAGAACCCACTGCCCATCTACCTTGCTCTCAATGTCAAGGATAAATTCGCCACCAAAGATTTTAGAG AGTGGGTGGAATTCACGCCGTATGAGGTGGGCTTCCTGAAGTATGGCGCCTTCATTCGCGCAGAGGATTTTGGCAGTGAGTTCTTCATGGGTCGCCTGATGAAGAAGCTCCCTGAATCCCGGATCTGCTTCATGCAAG GAATGTGGAGTAGTATCTTCTCCAAAAACCTCCTGGATGCTTGGCATGCAGCTGACAATTCAGAGGACTTCTGGAACAGGTGGACCCAGAACAAAGTGACTGAAATAG AGGAACAACCGGACTTGCCTGAGAAGCCCCATGAGATGGCTACATGCATGTTCACTCCTACAAGCGGCCTCTCCACGGCTCTCCGGAACATCCTGACGGACCGCCCTGCCGTCTCCAAGTACCACAACTTCCTGAGGGGCTTCCAGATGCACAATGAGTACATCCAGCAGGAGCATTTTGCAAAATGGAAAG ACACTTTACTAGATACCTCTCCTAATGACTTGAGAGGCAACTCAGAGCACCTGGAGTTGGTGGATGCAGCTTTCTTCTTTGAAACCAGCTGCCCACCCCTTATGAGACCAGAGAGAAATGTGGATGTCATCATACACTTAAATTACACCGGTGGATCACAGACCTTG CCCCTGGAGCAGGCTTGCAGATACTTCTCAGAGCAGGGAATTCCGTTCCCTAGCGTTGGGCTGAAGAATGACGAGCAGAACCTGAAAGAGTGCTACATGTTTGATGGTACAGACACCCCGGGAGCTCCTCTGCTGCTTTATTTCCCTCTAGTGAATGACACCTTCCAAAGATATGCAGCACCTG GTATTGCACGTAGTGCTGCCGAAACGGAACAGGGCAAGGTTGATATCTCCAGTTTCTGCTCTCCATACTCAACAAGGGAGGTGTCACTGAAAGCAGAAGATTTCAACAAGCTCCTTAAGCTCACTAATTACAATATCATGAACAACGAGAATATAATTCTTCAGGCCTTGCGCATGGCTGTGGCACGGAAGAAACAAGCTCTGAGCCAGCCAGTAGCACAAGCACAGTGCTCTACCTGA